One stretch of Chitinophaga pendula DNA includes these proteins:
- a CDS encoding fibronectin type III domain-containing protein — MVKLYSFLLLFLAGLHTAVAQSVLNPNDPIVPYNSAKPPTEPQWGQIGKWVVANPSRLNWASGAPTYKSYIYKGMQFRLKFPRNYDATGTKKYPVIIFFHGIGEKGSKYDNEYQLFHGGELHQGKVDNGTFDGFLLYPQNLTGYFGNSYYDAIAELINNFFVPQINVDPFRIFVEGLSGGGNATWDFILRYPKLVAALGPISSANLSLKDTINVYKYTPIWWFQGGVDPNPPRNISEQVYAAAKAAGANMKLNVYEGKGHAIWYNAWGETDYFPFVNRAYKSNPWPLFGRTEFCPNDTVKVTLGLTAGFDAYEWRKDGQLISTATTNTLDVTELGTYDARVKSGSLWSQWSPIPVQIKTKGGTVSPDIATDGLQSVVLPTPEGKDSVVLQVPDGYTSYVWKKVNDNATLSTTRTLTVRQPGQYVVKVTEQYGCSSDFSTPFRVVPANGSQAPDAASSVMGTALSKTSVQLNWNERPNPTYNETGFEVYRATTAGGPYTLAAIVNADILTYTDNDLSPGKQYFYVVRAVNANGAASLSNEGAVTTLLDRQPPTPPGNLKVDRSTANAIYLSWNASTDDVGVDKYDVYVNGVKAYTVAGDQTSYIAYGLSPKQAYSFTVKARDITGNVSNPSNQVSTATVLQGLRYKYYTGSWTSLPDFNTLTPVMTGYSDKPDIAVRTQESNFGFLWEGFIRIPKTGSYTFETYSDAGSKLYIGNYSHTATALVNNDGVHGSAYKEGTITLNEGVYPIAITYFETTGSKNMRVFWKNTAAGVTSRQEIPITFYNEGFTMPAQPPALPSNITATPTSYNKITLNWVDNSKDETGFEIYRSTNLAGPYDIIATTAANKTSYVDSSLTPQTAYYYKLKAVNKYGDQGFNFAEQDGLRYDYYEATDYTVLPDFTTITPVKSGNVTDISLSIRSREDKFALKFSGYINLTKAGEYTFYTSSDDGSKLYIDGFDNAHLVVSNDHTGSAVERSGKVTLTEGKHTIYVTYFNRTGGKSLVVRYLAPGGIKATVPNTIYGNQQMTATTLPLPITPVAPSELAATPVAGNKISLQWKDNANNETATEIYRSSNNNNNYILLATLPGNIAATGTFTDSLLFANAVYYYKVRMKNDGGISTFSNEAHTTTLNNAPVLASIANRKMRFGTQWQLTINATDADEEPLTISTVNLPAFATLADQGNGKGIITFNPAATDQGIYADIQVKVTDQHNGVATRSFTLTVDDNYEPVISPVSNASLAEKTTSQLTITANDLNSADVLTWSTTGLPSFATLSTNGNQATIQLAPGYADAGVYNVTVKVDDGRGGIDTKQFTITVTDVVSDYKVYIDFSDGGTVSYAPWNATNKKPALNDVLSDFKDDKGGISGMGIKVLTAWQNVNGGLNTNNQGYSTWQNTGLYPDGVMQSSWWTSVSQNFQLTGLKPGYKYQLTFFGSRSGVSDNRTATYTVGTASVSLNAANNATNTVVLQDLWPDADGNMTINLSPAAGSGFAYINALIVSGKYDDLQAAAKPRNLSARILPAGIRLKWDQQTFNVNAYEVYRATTQTGPYTLLNPNAANAADTAYTDAAINGGVTYYYALKAVNSYGANWSDTVTVAVPNRAPAIAALPNLSIKTEATQQVAITATDDPADVITLSATGLPAFITLTDNGGGHGVLNIAPGANNIGSYTITVKATDNKGDASTQTFTLRVTDKNVTAVYVNCNEVTPVGAPWNSFNAWPNAGIAISNLKDESGTATGITITLIDPLSGANNVGTSTGNNSGVYPDDVMKTFFYDMNGTARRIRLSNVPTGRKYNLVFFGSREAVSDNRNTIYEAGGQAVTLNAASNTTNTVQINGLSPDASGNIDFTIKQAPGSFAAYLNALVIQSYVDNGLPLSPSNLTAAAKSRNSIQLNWADKSSNETGFEIWSTTDANSDYSLVTTVGANVTSYQHDNLTENTLYYYKVRAVAGTAKSDFSNTISAGTLAYGVYFNFNTVNPAPAPWNSTTALPYLGQTMKQLVDDGGNLTGIQLSVIDAFTGTNPAGKQTGNNTGVYPDLVMAESYYVEAGDTAIVKLTGLDISKEYSFTFFGSRASGGTRITGYRINGKAVTLDANDNISNTVQLTKIVPDQNGELLLYVYAVPNFGYLNAMVLQAYPRDPNTVTETPSQSLNQKVANNKIAASKPQQPFGQPAKIDVPVTTATITVTNVYPNPFQSFVYVALQQPKDGARIIIRLVDLNGRQVLVKDLGTRSRGAYNERLDVPSAVKAGIYILQVTADNTPVKSVKLIKQ; from the coding sequence ATGGTAAAACTCTACTCCTTTCTTCTGCTTTTCCTGGCAGGCCTACACACTGCTGTTGCACAATCGGTACTCAATCCAAACGATCCGATCGTGCCCTACAACTCGGCAAAACCACCTACCGAACCTCAATGGGGACAAATAGGTAAATGGGTAGTCGCCAATCCAAGCCGGCTTAACTGGGCTTCCGGCGCCCCTACCTACAAAAGTTACATCTACAAGGGCATGCAGTTCCGGCTGAAATTCCCGCGTAATTACGACGCTACAGGTACCAAAAAATACCCTGTTATCATATTCTTCCATGGAATAGGTGAAAAGGGCTCCAAATACGACAATGAATACCAGCTCTTCCATGGTGGAGAACTGCACCAAGGCAAAGTCGACAACGGTACCTTCGACGGGTTCCTCCTCTACCCGCAAAACCTCACAGGCTACTTCGGCAATAGCTATTACGACGCTATCGCAGAACTGATCAACAACTTTTTCGTACCGCAGATCAACGTAGACCCCTTCCGGATCTTCGTAGAAGGTCTCTCCGGCGGTGGTAATGCCACCTGGGACTTCATCCTGCGCTATCCCAAACTGGTAGCCGCCCTCGGCCCTATCAGCTCGGCTAACCTCTCCCTCAAAGATACTATCAACGTCTATAAATACACCCCCATCTGGTGGTTCCAGGGCGGTGTAGATCCCAACCCGCCGCGTAACATCTCCGAACAAGTATATGCCGCCGCCAAAGCAGCAGGCGCCAATATGAAACTCAATGTATACGAAGGAAAAGGCCACGCTATCTGGTACAACGCCTGGGGCGAAACCGACTACTTTCCCTTTGTGAACAGAGCCTACAAGTCAAACCCCTGGCCCTTATTCGGCCGCACCGAATTCTGTCCTAACGACACCGTAAAAGTAACATTAGGACTGACCGCAGGCTTCGATGCCTACGAATGGCGTAAAGATGGACAACTCATCAGCACCGCTACCACTAATACCCTGGATGTGACCGAGCTAGGTACCTACGATGCCCGCGTAAAAAGCGGATCCCTCTGGTCCCAATGGTCACCTATCCCCGTTCAGATCAAAACCAAAGGTGGCACCGTCAGCCCTGATATCGCCACCGATGGCCTCCAGAGCGTGGTACTCCCTACACCGGAAGGTAAAGACAGCGTAGTACTGCAAGTACCCGATGGCTACACCTCCTATGTATGGAAAAAAGTAAATGACAACGCTACCCTCAGCACCACCCGCACCCTCACGGTAAGACAACCGGGGCAGTACGTGGTGAAAGTAACCGAACAATATGGTTGCTCCAGCGACTTCTCCACTCCCTTCCGCGTCGTACCTGCCAACGGTAGCCAGGCGCCCGATGCCGCTAGCAGCGTAATGGGTACCGCATTGTCTAAAACATCCGTACAGCTGAACTGGAACGAGCGCCCTAATCCTACCTACAACGAAACCGGCTTCGAAGTATATCGTGCCACCACCGCCGGCGGCCCCTATACCCTCGCTGCCATCGTTAACGCAGATATCCTCACTTATACCGATAACGACCTCTCACCGGGTAAACAATACTTCTACGTCGTACGCGCCGTAAATGCAAATGGCGCCGCCTCCCTGAGCAACGAAGGCGCTGTCACCACGCTGTTGGACCGCCAGCCACCTACCCCTCCGGGCAACCTGAAAGTAGATCGCTCCACCGCCAACGCCATCTACCTCTCCTGGAACGCTTCCACCGACGATGTAGGTGTCGATAAATACGATGTGTATGTAAATGGCGTAAAAGCATACACCGTCGCCGGCGACCAAACCTCTTACATCGCGTATGGTCTCAGCCCCAAACAGGCATATTCCTTTACCGTAAAAGCCAGGGATATCACCGGCAACGTATCCAATCCAAGCAACCAGGTAAGCACGGCTACCGTATTACAAGGCCTGCGCTATAAATACTACACCGGCTCCTGGACCTCCCTCCCGGATTTCAATACGCTCACCCCCGTGATGACCGGCTACTCCGACAAACCGGATATCGCCGTAAGAACACAGGAGAGTAACTTCGGATTCCTCTGGGAAGGATTCATCCGTATACCAAAAACAGGTAGCTATACCTTCGAAACATACTCCGATGCCGGCAGCAAGCTGTATATCGGCAACTACAGCCATACCGCTACCGCCCTGGTGAACAACGATGGCGTACATGGCTCCGCCTACAAGGAGGGTACCATCACGCTCAACGAAGGCGTATACCCTATCGCGATCACCTACTTCGAAACTACCGGCTCCAAAAACATGCGGGTATTCTGGAAGAACACCGCCGCCGGTGTTACCAGCCGCCAGGAGATACCCATCACCTTCTACAACGAAGGCTTTACCATGCCAGCACAACCGCCGGCATTACCCAGCAATATCACCGCTACGCCGACATCTTACAATAAGATCACGCTGAACTGGGTAGACAACAGTAAGGACGAAACCGGCTTCGAAATATACAGGTCCACTAACCTCGCCGGCCCTTACGATATCATCGCCACCACCGCCGCCAACAAAACATCATATGTAGATAGCTCACTGACGCCACAAACCGCTTATTACTATAAGCTCAAAGCGGTAAATAAATACGGTGACCAGGGCTTCAACTTCGCAGAACAGGATGGTCTCCGCTACGACTACTACGAAGCCACCGACTATACCGTACTGCCCGACTTCACCACCATCACACCGGTGAAGAGCGGCAACGTAACAGATATATCCCTGAGCATCCGCAGCCGCGAAGACAAATTCGCACTCAAGTTCTCCGGCTATATCAACCTGACCAAAGCAGGAGAATACACCTTCTACACCTCCTCCGACGATGGTAGCAAATTGTACATCGACGGCTTCGACAACGCCCACCTGGTAGTCAGCAATGACCACACCGGCAGCGCGGTAGAACGCTCCGGCAAAGTCACCCTCACCGAAGGTAAACACACCATCTACGTCACCTATTTCAACCGCACCGGCGGCAAATCACTGGTGGTAAGATACCTCGCCCCGGGTGGCATAAAAGCAACCGTTCCGAACACCATATACGGTAACCAGCAGATGACAGCCACCACACTGCCCCTGCCTATCACTCCCGTAGCGCCGTCCGAACTGGCAGCCACTCCTGTAGCCGGCAACAAGATCAGCCTGCAATGGAAAGACAATGCCAACAACGAGACCGCTACAGAGATCTACCGTTCTTCCAACAATAACAACAACTACATCCTGCTGGCTACCCTGCCTGGCAACATCGCAGCCACCGGTACTTTCACCGATTCCCTGCTCTTTGCCAATGCCGTATACTACTATAAAGTGCGCATGAAAAATGATGGTGGTATCTCTACCTTCTCCAACGAAGCCCATACCACCACCCTTAACAACGCACCGGTACTCGCCAGCATCGCCAACCGCAAAATGCGTTTCGGCACACAATGGCAATTGACCATCAACGCAACAGATGCAGATGAAGAGCCACTGACGATCTCCACGGTCAACCTGCCGGCTTTTGCCACACTGGCCGATCAGGGCAACGGTAAAGGTATCATCACCTTCAACCCCGCTGCCACCGACCAGGGCATATACGCCGACATCCAGGTGAAAGTGACCGATCAGCATAATGGCGTAGCTACCCGCAGCTTTACCCTCACCGTAGACGATAACTACGAACCGGTGATCAGCCCCGTTAGCAACGCCTCCCTGGCAGAGAAAACAACCAGTCAGCTCACCATCACCGCCAATGACCTCAACAGCGCCGATGTACTCACCTGGAGCACCACCGGTCTGCCTTCCTTTGCTACTTTAAGTACAAATGGTAACCAAGCCACCATACAACTTGCTCCGGGTTATGCAGATGCCGGTGTATACAATGTAACCGTGAAAGTAGATGACGGCAGAGGTGGTATAGACACTAAACAGTTCACTATTACAGTAACGGATGTAGTGTCTGATTATAAAGTATATATCGACTTCAGCGACGGTGGCACCGTATCTTACGCGCCCTGGAACGCTACCAATAAAAAACCTGCCCTGAACGATGTGCTGAGTGATTTCAAAGACGACAAAGGCGGCATCAGCGGCATGGGCATCAAAGTATTGACAGCCTGGCAGAATGTAAATGGCGGATTGAACACCAACAACCAGGGCTATAGCACCTGGCAAAACACCGGCCTCTATCCTGATGGAGTGATGCAAAGCAGCTGGTGGACCAGCGTATCACAAAACTTCCAGCTCACCGGCCTCAAACCGGGTTATAAATACCAGCTTACCTTCTTCGGCAGCCGTTCTGGTGTTAGTGACAACCGTACCGCTACTTATACCGTAGGTACTGCGTCCGTAAGCCTGAATGCAGCCAACAATGCCACTAACACAGTAGTATTGCAGGACTTGTGGCCTGATGCTGACGGCAATATGACCATCAACCTCAGCCCTGCCGCCGGATCAGGTTTCGCTTATATCAACGCCCTGATCGTCTCGGGTAAATACGACGACCTGCAGGCCGCCGCCAAACCACGTAACCTGTCCGCCCGCATCCTCCCTGCCGGCATCCGCCTGAAATGGGATCAGCAGACCTTCAACGTGAACGCATATGAAGTGTATCGCGCCACCACACAAACCGGCCCTTACACTCTCCTCAATCCTAACGCAGCCAATGCGGCCGATACTGCCTACACAGATGCTGCTATCAATGGTGGAGTGACTTACTACTACGCACTCAAAGCGGTGAACAGCTATGGCGCCAATTGGAGCGATACCGTTACCGTAGCCGTACCTAACCGCGCTCCTGCCATCGCTGCGCTGCCTAACCTGAGCATTAAAACAGAAGCCACTCAACAGGTAGCGATCACCGCCACCGACGATCCAGCCGACGTCATCACCCTCAGCGCCACCGGCCTGCCTGCCTTCATCACCTTAACAGACAATGGCGGCGGACATGGCGTACTCAACATCGCCCCTGGCGCCAATAACATCGGCAGCTATACCATCACGGTAAAAGCCACCGACAACAAAGGAGACGCCAGCACACAAACTTTCACCCTCCGCGTCACAGATAAGAACGTGACCGCCGTATACGTGAACTGTAACGAAGTGACACCCGTAGGTGCCCCCTGGAACAGCTTCAACGCATGGCCTAACGCCGGCATCGCCATCAGCAACCTGAAAGACGAAAGCGGCACCGCCACCGGCATCACCATCACACTCATCGATCCCCTGTCCGGCGCCAACAATGTAGGGACCTCTACCGGCAACAACAGCGGCGTATATCCCGACGATGTGATGAAGACCTTCTTCTACGATATGAATGGTACTGCCCGCCGCATCCGCCTGAGCAATGTACCAACCGGTCGTAAATACAACCTCGTATTCTTCGGCAGCCGCGAAGCAGTAAGCGACAACCGCAACACCATCTACGAAGCAGGTGGCCAAGCCGTAACGCTCAACGCCGCCAGCAACACCACCAACACTGTTCAGATCAATGGTCTCAGCCCTGACGCCAGCGGCAACATAGACTTCACCATCAAACAGGCACCCGGCTCTTTTGCGGCCTACCTGAATGCCCTCGTGATACAGTCCTATGTAGACAACGGCCTCCCACTGTCGCCATCCAACCTGACTGCCGCTGCGAAATCCCGCAACAGCATTCAACTCAACTGGGCAGATAAATCCAGCAACGAAACCGGCTTCGAGATCTGGAGCACCACCGATGCCAACAGCGACTACTCCCTGGTAACCACCGTAGGGGCCAACGTCACCAGCTACCAGCATGATAACCTCACGGAAAATACCTTGTATTACTACAAAGTGAGAGCAGTAGCCGGTACCGCTAAATCCGATTTCAGCAACACCATCAGCGCCGGTACCCTGGCATATGGCGTGTACTTCAACTTCAACACCGTAAATCCGGCACCTGCTCCGTGGAACAGTACTACCGCACTCCCCTACCTCGGACAGACCATGAAACAACTGGTAGACGATGGCGGCAACCTCACCGGTATCCAACTGAGCGTGATAGATGCCTTCACCGGTACCAACCCGGCAGGTAAACAAACCGGCAACAACACCGGCGTATATCCTGACCTGGTAATGGCCGAGTCCTACTATGTAGAAGCCGGAGACACTGCCATCGTAAAACTCACCGGACTGGATATCTCCAAAGAATATTCATTCACCTTCTTCGGCAGCCGCGCCAGCGGTGGTACCAGGATCACCGGCTACCGCATCAATGGTAAAGCTGTTACATTGGATGCCAACGATAACATCAGCAACACCGTACAGCTAACCAAGATCGTCCCCGATCAGAATGGCGAACTCCTGCTCTACGTGTACGCGGTACCTAACTTCGGTTACCTCAATGCTATGGTACTCCAGGCATATCCAAGAGATCCGAATACCGTTACAGAAACACCGTCACAGTCCCTCAACCAAAAGGTAGCCAACAACAAGATCGCCGCCAGCAAACCGCAGCAACCATTCGGACAACCGGCTAAGATCGACGTACCGGTTACCACCGCTACCATTACCGTAACGAACGTATATCCGAATCCGTTCCAGTCCTTTGTATATGTTGCCTTACAGCAACCAAAAGATGGTGCAAGAATCATCATTCGCCTGGTAGACCTGAACGGCAGGCAAGTACTGGTAAAAGACCTAGGCACCAGAAGCCGGGGTGCATACAACGAAAGGCTAGATGTACCTTCCGCAGTGAAAGCAGGTATCTACATCCTGCAGGTAACTGCCGATAACACGCCTGTCAAATCAGTGAAGCTGATCAAACAGTAA
- a CDS encoding thiol-activated cytolysin family protein translates to MKIYSMILLTGMSCLLLAACQKKEQELTQLPVSGNVLSAFSKMPKYPEQMIRIQVKNAPYASMDPIGVRQALDQQKLSGDPDFPGRPGSIGYVNPVRDKVFDLDGATSSYSIFFESNEHAVYDDYADQIYPGALINGKSVETFEFNPVIGNYTPKPITVSVSLPAQPSAVAGTIPLPSRTATDRLVNNILLGGSVPNGGFSKYNLNIKEFSFYDELKEFFATGVNTNAIFFNKSTGGTRDVKKIARQTGLMAKFIQKNFTVDMDIPKAGQLLDAADVAALGQYSPLYVSSVTYGRLGIIAVESNYSFDKLNTAFKKAFNIIGINGSNTLTQEELNVINSADIKVYLVGGNGSQAVATINGFEHFKSYLGGGQTFSADAPGVPITFSLRYLSDHAAYKAKFEINYGSIDKVYARFEYRNVRFLPPVYNDPADEIGEGQTSWSKTARVGDLRIGFYSNSACTQPVAARNFVGFNVERSEYYVRSPEGYSYTYPFNELRKNELKGNYILLSNELFLSSEVESFNNQYPGSTLVTRKHTYKLLPGAGYIIAPEVTIR, encoded by the coding sequence ATGAAAATCTATTCCATGATCCTGTTAACAGGCATGAGTTGTCTGTTGCTGGCGGCTTGCCAGAAAAAAGAGCAGGAGTTGACCCAACTCCCCGTGTCGGGTAATGTATTATCTGCTTTTTCCAAGATGCCGAAGTACCCGGAGCAAATGATCCGGATACAGGTAAAAAATGCCCCATATGCCTCTATGGACCCTATTGGTGTACGCCAGGCCTTGGATCAGCAGAAGTTGTCCGGTGATCCGGATTTTCCTGGTCGTCCGGGTTCGATTGGTTATGTGAACCCGGTACGCGACAAAGTGTTTGACCTGGATGGAGCTACTTCGTCTTATTCCATCTTCTTCGAATCTAACGAGCATGCGGTATATGATGATTATGCGGACCAGATCTATCCCGGTGCGCTGATCAACGGCAAGTCGGTAGAGACCTTTGAATTCAACCCGGTGATCGGTAATTATACGCCGAAGCCTATAACGGTATCTGTATCGTTGCCGGCACAGCCCAGCGCAGTGGCAGGTACTATTCCGCTACCCTCCCGTACGGCTACGGACAGGCTGGTGAACAACATCCTGTTGGGCGGTTCGGTGCCTAACGGCGGTTTTTCCAAGTATAACCTCAATATAAAAGAGTTCAGTTTTTATGATGAGCTAAAAGAGTTCTTTGCAACCGGTGTCAATACGAACGCGATCTTTTTTAACAAGAGTACGGGCGGTACGCGGGATGTGAAAAAGATCGCCCGTCAGACTGGGCTGATGGCAAAGTTTATCCAGAAGAACTTTACGGTGGATATGGATATTCCAAAAGCGGGTCAACTGTTGGATGCTGCGGATGTGGCGGCGTTGGGGCAGTATTCCCCTTTGTATGTGAGTTCTGTAACCTATGGACGGCTGGGCATTATTGCGGTAGAGTCGAACTATAGTTTTGACAAGTTGAACACGGCTTTCAAGAAAGCCTTTAACATCATTGGCATCAACGGCAGTAATACGTTGACGCAGGAAGAGCTGAACGTCATCAACAGTGCAGATATCAAGGTGTACCTGGTGGGCGGCAACGGCAGTCAGGCGGTGGCTACTATCAATGGTTTTGAGCACTTCAAGAGCTACCTGGGTGGTGGGCAGACCTTTTCAGCGGATGCACCGGGGGTACCTATTACCTTTAGTCTGCGATATCTGAGCGATCATGCGGCTTATAAGGCGAAGTTTGAAATTAACTATGGTAGTATAGACAAGGTATATGCCCGTTTTGAATACCGCAATGTAAGGTTCCTGCCGCCAGTATATAATGACCCTGCTGATGAGATAGGGGAGGGACAGACCAGCTGGAGTAAGACAGCCCGGGTGGGTGATTTGCGGATTGGTTTCTATAGTAATTCGGCCTGTACGCAACCGGTTGCGGCGCGCAATTTCGTTGGGTTTAACGTAGAGCGATCCGAATATTATGTACGTAGTCCGGAAGGCTATTCCTATACTTATCCATTTAACGAGCTACGGAAGAATGAGTTGAAGGGTAACTATATCCTTTTATCGAACGAGTTGTTCCTGTCTTCGGAGGTAGAGTCGTTCAACAACCAGTATCCCGGTAGTACGTTGGTGACGCGTAAGCATACGTATAAGCTGTTGCCCGGAGCGGGATATATCATTGCACCGGAAGTAACGATCCGTTAG
- a CDS encoding NAD(P)-dependent alcohol dehydrogenase — protein MSASQTITLSPARSYAAESATSELGPLTIQRREPGPHDVAIEILYCGVCHSDLHQARNEWHNTVYPCVPGHEIVGRVTAVGQHVKKFKAGDLAAIGCLVDSCRTCEACQEGLEQYCPSPVYTYNGPDKHTNGVTYGGYSDSIVVDEAYVLSVPTNLDLAAVAPLLCAGITTYSPLRHWKVGPGQKVGIVGIGGLGHMGVKFAAALGAHVVVITTTASKAEDAKRLGAHEVILSTDKEQMKQHARSFNFILDTVSAQHDINAYLNLLKLDGNLVLVGAPEHPLPVGAFSLLTNRRSLAGSGIGGIKETQEMLDFCAEHNIVSDIELINIQQINEAYERLLKSDVKYRFVIDMASLKQ, from the coding sequence ATGAGCGCTTCACAAACAATTACATTATCACCTGCAAGGTCCTACGCGGCCGAATCTGCTACCTCTGAACTGGGCCCATTGACTATACAACGTCGTGAACCAGGCCCCCATGATGTAGCTATTGAAATACTTTATTGTGGCGTATGCCACTCCGACCTTCACCAGGCCCGCAACGAATGGCATAATACCGTATATCCCTGCGTACCCGGACATGAGATCGTTGGGCGTGTAACCGCCGTAGGCCAGCATGTTAAAAAGTTCAAAGCCGGTGACCTGGCCGCCATCGGCTGCCTGGTAGACTCCTGCCGTACCTGCGAAGCCTGCCAGGAAGGCCTGGAACAATACTGCCCTTCACCGGTATATACTTACAACGGCCCAGACAAACACACCAACGGCGTTACCTACGGTGGATACTCCGACAGCATCGTCGTAGATGAAGCCTACGTACTCAGTGTTCCAACCAATCTCGACCTCGCTGCCGTAGCGCCCCTCCTCTGCGCCGGCATCACCACCTACTCCCCCCTCAGACACTGGAAAGTAGGCCCCGGACAGAAAGTAGGTATCGTAGGCATCGGTGGCCTCGGCCATATGGGCGTTAAATTCGCCGCCGCCCTAGGCGCACACGTAGTAGTGATCACCACCACCGCATCCAAAGCAGAAGATGCCAAAAGACTGGGCGCACACGAAGTGATCCTCTCCACCGACAAAGAGCAGATGAAACAACATGCCAGAAGCTTCAACTTCATCTTGGATACCGTTTCCGCGCAACACGATATCAATGCCTATCTCAACCTCCTCAAACTGGATGGTAACCTCGTACTGGTAGGCGCTCCCGAGCACCCATTGCCAGTAGGCGCTTTCAGCCTCCTCACCAATAGACGCAGCCTCGCCGGCTCCGGCATCGGTGGCATTAAGGAAACACAGGAAATGCTCGACTTCTGCGCCGAACATAATATCGTAAGCGATATCGAATTGATCAACATACAACAGATCAACGAAGCCTACGAAAGACTCCTGAAAAGCGATGTTAAATATCGCTTTGTGATAGACATGGCGTCTCTTAAACAATAA
- a CDS encoding class I lanthipeptide has protein sequence MKKEQHQANRKLSLQKIIIAHLSPSQRATAAGRNGYRESNGNTTVDTHWPTTAVVAVNACTTVDTHWPTTA, from the coding sequence ATGAAAAAAGAGCAACATCAAGCCAACCGGAAACTATCCCTCCAAAAAATCATCATCGCACACCTAAGTCCCTCGCAGAGAGCTACGGCTGCAGGCCGCAACGGCTACCGCGAATCCAATGGTAACACTACCGTAGATACCCATTGGCCTACAACAGCGGTAGTAGCTGTCAACGCGTGCACCACCGTCGACACACATTGGCCCACTACCGCCTGA
- a CDS encoding ABC transporter transmembrane domain-containing protein has product MMYQQGSPTPLRRLVKLLHPERKTINYIFIYAIVIGAISLTIPLGITATFNLLSNGAMYSSTYLLVTFVIIGVIVAGLLLIGQLTLVEYLEQKIFLKSALEFAYRLPRIKRTELQGANLVELVNRFFDVVIIQKGIIKLLTDIVSAIMTVSFSVVLLSFYHPVFLTFGLVVMIAVAVILAVYYKRGLNTSIEESEHKYATVAYLENVAANIETYRDNQEKMQEIIMNTDRMSGKYLSARNHHFSVLKRFFLSAVAIRTLLFGAMLLLGSYFVMERQMTFGQFVAAEVVIVQIGYAIEKLLTNLNTIFDMLTGSVKLGAVTDLALEEGVTAYGD; this is encoded by the coding sequence ATGATGTATCAACAAGGTAGTCCTACGCCCTTGCGGCGGTTGGTGAAGCTGCTTCATCCAGAACGAAAAACTATCAATTATATCTTTATCTATGCCATTGTTATTGGCGCGATCAGTTTGACAATTCCATTGGGAATTACCGCCACCTTTAATTTACTCAGCAACGGGGCGATGTACAGCTCCACTTACCTGCTGGTTACATTCGTGATAATAGGGGTGATCGTAGCCGGTCTTTTATTGATCGGTCAGTTAACGCTGGTGGAATATCTTGAGCAAAAGATATTTTTGAAATCGGCGCTTGAATTTGCTTACCGGTTGCCGCGGATCAAGCGAACCGAACTACAGGGGGCTAACCTGGTTGAATTGGTCAATCGTTTCTTTGATGTGGTAATTATCCAAAAAGGGATCATCAAATTGCTGACGGATATTGTTTCGGCGATCATGACGGTTTCTTTTAGTGTGGTACTCCTTTCCTTTTACCATCCGGTGTTCCTGACATTTGGCCTGGTCGTTATGATTGCGGTAGCTGTCATATTAGCGGTGTATTACAAGCGCGGTCTCAATACCAGTATTGAAGAGTCGGAGCACAAATATGCTACGGTGGCTTATTTGGAAAATGTGGCAGCTAACATTGAAACGTATCGGGATAACCAGGAGAAGATGCAGGAGATCATTATGAATACGGATCGGATGAGCGGTAAATATTTATCTGCCAGAAACCATCACTTCAGTGTACTTAAGCGGTTTTTCCTAAGTGCTGTCGCTATCCGGACCCTGTTGTTCGGAGCGATGCTATTGCTGGGATCTTACTTCGTGATGGAACGGCAAATGACGTTCGGGCAGTTTGTAGCTGCTGAAGTGGTGATTGTACAGATCGGCTATGCGATTGAAAAACTACTGACCAACCTGAATACCATTTTTGATATGCTGACAGGTAGTGTCAAGTTAGGTGCGGTAACGGATTTAGCGCTGGAGGAGGGCGTAACGGCATATGGCGACTAA